A window from Salminus brasiliensis chromosome 7, fSalBra1.hap2, whole genome shotgun sequence encodes these proteins:
- the bmpr2a gene encoding bone morphogenetic protein receptor type-2a translates to MAMEGRITVFDIGLFAMVLLSPVAAAQTEERECAYAEQHQALAERLGGGGEGRVFLENSTIRCSQGGRCYGLWEKSQNGIRLVKQGCWAYRDDQECHDDHCQVTNPPSQIQNGSYRFCCCSRDLCNLNFTEDFPPPRPTTAQPVYTRQLYREEAILIALAIVSVVAVLVVLLFFIYRVLRGHGKQSLHNLNMLEAAFSPPSLDLDNLKLLELIGRGRYGSVYRGCLEERSVAVKVFSSANRQPFVNERSIYRLLLDHDNIARFLESEERLGTDGRTEYLLLLEFYPYGSLCTYLSARVVDWSSCCRLVLSVTRGLAYLHTELLRGDVYKPAVSHRDLNSRNVLVKADGCCVISDFGLSMTLTGKKQSGHGEEDNTAISEVGTVRYMAPEVLEGAVNLRDCEAALKQVDVYALGLLYWESFMRCPDLFPGESVPAFQLAFQSEVGNHPTIEDMQALVSRHKQRPKFPEAWKENSLAVRSLKETMEDCWDQDAEARLTAQCAEERLAELLLLWERDKSMSPALNRSTALHNHRNLSHGHQTPKAGTYPEFSSSTTAEDRESAARPPHSNASTEPASVGGINGPGGVAVEKNSNCINYERQQAQTRQSGTDSSTPTPLSESHPASQQPPGVSSGAPCPHLTQEDLEMPKLDPSEVQRNLRESSDESLMEHSQKQFCSPETLNPQSPFYPLIKMAAEVTGSQARHGDGPMTIMPKQQNVPKRPSSLSLHTKPAGKLSSSSSSSSLRLKFGKLGKSNLRKSDGGVARTKAIAPATDPPPVVTNNKSIYNTTTADSSTAGSTQVLSGGASSSAASQGIVGASSEDMTFGLLTTSPDEQEPLLLREAQPDNANNNNSNNNTGEGEGDGKGEAGGGGGGGGESSESAGPAGDSQSASVTEPQVAPLPCPAPDLVTPQVEPQTQAEPPPQPLDVPQGEALLRQNRVRRPERPNSLDLSITTLPLLGGQSHCDGTEGSGDKIKKRVKTPYALKKWRPATWVITTDTELNNNSCTGGQHGPGQAGTSRPKSAPNVYLCGRGGMASSFTSDPSDCNF, encoded by the exons ATGGCAATGGAGGGCCGGATCACTGTCTTCGATATTGGGCTATTTGCCATGGTTCTTCTCAGTCCAGTTGCTG CTGCTCAGACtgaggagagggagtgtgcatATGCAGAGCAGCACCAGGCTCTGGCTGAGCGCCTCGGCGGAGGAGGAGAAGGCCGTGTGTTTCTGGAGAACTCCACCATCCGCTGCAGCCAGGGCGGCCGCTGCTACGGACTGTGGGAAAAGTCACAGAATGGAATCCGACTGGTCAAACAAG GTTGCTGGGCCTATAGGGATGACCAAGAGTGCCATGACGACCATTGCCAAGTGACAAACCCACCTTCCCAAATCCAAAATGGCAGCTACCGCTTCTGTTGCTGTAGCAGAGACCTGTGCAACCTCAACTTCACTGAGGACTTCCCACCACCTAGACCCACTACCGCTCAGCcagtct ACACTCGCCAGCTCTACCGAGAGGAGGCTATCCTTATTGCCCTGGCAATTGTCTCAGTGGTAGCGGTCCTGGTTGTGCTGCTCTTTTTCATATACCGCGTTCTCAGGG GACACGGTAAACAGAGTCTTCATAACTTGAACATGCTGGAGGCAGCCTTCTCTCCCCCTTCACTGGACTTGGACAACCTGAAGCTGCTTGAG CTGATTGGCCGCGGCCGCTACGGGTCAGTGTATCGTGGCTGTCTGGAGGAGCGTTCTGTGGCGGTTAAAGTTTTCTCCAGCGCTAACCGCCAGCCATTTGTTAATGAACGCTCTATCTACCGCCTCCTTCTGGACCACGACAACATAGCCCGATTCCTTGAAAGCGAGGAACGACTCGGAACCGACGGTCGGACTGAGTACCTGCTGCTCTTGGAGTTCTACCCATAT GGTTCTCTCTGCACGTATCTGAGCGCGAGGGTTGTTGACTGGTCGAGCTGCTGCCGCCTTGTTCTCTCTGTCACCAGAGGACTGGCTTACCTGCACACTGAGCTACTCAGAGGAG aTGTGTATAAGCCTGCAGTCTCCCACAGGGATCTGAACAGTAGAAATGTGCTGGTGAAGGCAGATGGCTGCTGTGTAATCAGTGATTTCGGCCTCTCCATGACTCTGACAGGGAAGAAACAGTCTGGCCATGGAGAAGAGGACAACACAgccatcagtgag GTAGGCACAGTGCGTTACATGGCGCCAGAGGTGCTTGAAGGAGCGGTGAATCTCCGGGACTGTGAAGCAGCACTGAAGCAGGTGGATGTGTATGCTCTGGGTCTGCTTTACTGGGAGAGCTTCATGCGCTGCCCTGACCTCTTTCCAG GTGAATCAGTGCCAGCGTTCCAGCTGGCCTTCCAGTCTGAGGTGGGGAATCACCCAACAATAGAGGACATGCAGGCGTTAGTGTCCCGTCACAAACAGAGGCCCAAATTCCCAGAGGCGTGGAAAGAGAACAGTCTG GCCGTACGATCACTGAAGGAGACAATGGAGGACTGCTGGGATCAGGATGCAGAGGCTCGGCTTACAGCCCAGTGTGCGGAGGAACGTCTGGCTGAGTTGCTTCTCCTCTGGGAACGCGACAAATCCATGAGCCCTGCACTGAACCgcagcactgcactgcacaaTCACAG GAACTTATCACATGGACACCAAACGCCAAAGGCTGGCACCTACCCGGAATTCTCATCTTCAACTACGGctgaagacagagagagtgcgGCCAGAccccctcacagcaatgcctctACAGAACCCGCCTCAGTAGGAGGGATTAACGGTCCAGGAGGTGTGGCTGTGGAAAAGAACAGCAACTGCATCAACTACGAGCGTCAGCAGGCCCAGACGCGGCAGTCTGGAACAGACAGCAGTACCCCTACACCTCTGTCTGAGTcccatccagccagccagcagccACCAGGGGTTAGCAGTGGAGCACCCTGCCCCCATCTCACCCAGGAGGACCTAGAGATGCCCAAGCTGGACCCAAGTGAGGTACAGCGAAATCTGCGTGAGAGCTCCGACGAGAGCCTGATGGAACACTCTCAGAAGCAGTTCTGCTCCCCTGAAACACTGAACCCACAAAGCCCTTTCTACCCTCTCATCAAAATGGCAGCGGAAGTCACCGGCTCGCAGGCTCGCCATGGCGACGGCCCAATGACCATCATGCCGAAGCAGCAAAACGTCCCTAAGAGGCCCAGCAGCTTGAGCCTGCACACAAAGCCAGCAGGGAAGTTGTCCTCCTCTTCTTCGTCTTCATCCCTGAGGCTAAAGTTTGGCAAGCTGGGCAAGAGCAATCTAAGGAAGTCTGATGGGGGTGTGGCCAGAACTAAAGCCATCGCCCCAGCAACTGATCCACCTCCCGTCGTTACGAACAATAAAAGCATTTACAATACCACAACAGCAGACAGTTCAACTGCAGGATCCACGCAGGTGCTATCAGGTGGTGCCAGTAGCAGCGCTGCATCTCAGGGCATAGTCGGCGCAAGCTCTGAAGACATGACCTTCGGCCTCCTGACCACTAGTCCGGATGAGCAGGAACCTCTTTTGCTGAGAGAGGCACAGCCAGACAAtgctaacaacaacaacagcaataacAATACTGGAGAAGGGGAGGGTGATGGAAAAGGAGAGGCaggagggggtggaggaggaggaggagagagcagCGAGAGTGCTGGCCCTGCTGGGGATTCACAATCTGCATCTGTAACAGAGCCCCAGGTTGCACCCCTCCCATGCCCTGCTCCTGACCTGGTGACCCCTCAGGTAGAGCCTCAGACCCAGGCGGAGCCCCCACCCCAGCCACTAGATGTCCCTCAAGGAGAGGCCCTGCTCCGTCAGAACCGAGTACGCAGGCCTGAGAGACCCAACTCACTGGATTTATCCATCACTACACTGCCCTTGCTGG GAGGCCAGTCGCACTGTGACGGGACTGAAGGGTCGGGAGACAAGATCAAAAAACGAGTGAAGACACCCTACGCCCTGAAGAAGTGGCGTCCGGCCACCTGGGTCATCACCACGGACACGGAACTGAACAATAACAGTTGCACTGGAGGTCAGCACGGACCAGGCCAGGCGGGCACCAGCAGACCCAAATCGGCTCCCAACGTCTACCTGTGCGGCCGGGGGGGCATGGCCTCCAGCTTCACCTCTGATCCCAGTGACTGCAACTTTTGA